A window of Sorex araneus isolate mSorAra2 chromosome 3, mSorAra2.pri, whole genome shotgun sequence genomic DNA:
cgcATCGGTTGGACTTGTTCCAATCCTTAACCTGCTAAATCTGTTGTTGGGTCTGGGATACATTAAGAAATGGAAGAGTAAGGTTGTTATAAGCCTTCAGTGACAGAATCTACCTAATCAGAGTGCTGGGGGaaagtggggatggggtggggagggtcggACATGTTAAATGGGCAGATTCAAGGTGTCTACTCAGGTAGTAGTGTCTGGGGCACGGGGAACTACTTGTAGCTCTCTCTGCCACTGGGTGGAGATCCCACTTTCTGTCAAGCCGGCACCTGGTCATTACCTCTCCTTGCAAGTGGACAAGTGGTCATAGAGGGTTGAAAGTCCAAAACAGCACCTCTGCCAGCAAGAGTCTTCTAGCACTTCCAGCCAGCCCATCAGttacagagaaaataaagaacGAGAGAAAGGGGCCAGATTTGATGGACTACCTTCCATACCCTAATTTGCATACATGATGCAACTCGTCCTGCGATAGCTCTCATTTGCCTTAGGGAGCATGAGATAATCTTACCAACCTATATGTAAAGGGCACATGCGAGATGACCGGTCACCACCCAACCACCCAACCACCTTCACCTGCACGCAGGATCAGATTGGTTGTTACAACAGGACGCCCTTATATGGTAAAACCAACTGGTAGAAACTAAGGGGCAGGGATATGGAGTGAACATAAATCCAGGTCACCGTATAGTGAGGGTTGGCACTGGGTTAGAAAGCAAAAAATGAGGTCAAAGAAACAAGTGTGATGAGAAGAAAGCGGTGAATGGAGCAGTGTCGAGGAAGAGAGGATTCCCATTCTGGAGTGTGAGTCTGTGGAAATACACCTAAAGGAGCTATTAAGAGCAGTAAAATCCAAGAGTCATGTACCACGCAGAAGCCCGGCAGTGGTCGGCGTGCTGATCTGACCCACTGTCCACAGGAACCCAGAGCTGGTGGCAATCTGCTGTGTCAAATCCCTGAGTCCATCTTCAGGAAGATGGGCTCAGGGATGCCTGGGGCAGACCAGTGCCCGTGTGCCTTATAAACACCTCCACCTACTGAGGACAGACACCAGGCCATTCTGCAACTTCCCCACTGTCTAAAACATCAAGAGGACTCTTAATATCATCACCCACTCAATGCAGCGTTCACATctgtgcattttaaaaattacttttatttagcGTATGTACACATAAAAGAGAAATCAccctttccttcccaccccacagAAAACATGCACAAACCCAAGGTATACGTGGAGGGAACGAGCCCGGGGCTCAAATTATTGGCTGGGATGGTACAACCTTTGAGTCCCAAAGCCCTAGCCGGGAGAAGGGCTGGACGGATGcgtgggcagggggcagtgccCTGCCGCTGGCCCTAAAACAAGCGCGCGCCGTAGCCAAAGGTCTGTTTGATGCCCTCGAAGTAATACCGCTGCCAGCCCTGCCGCGTCCGCTCTTCCTCCGGGGCAGGGATGCCTCGGCCTTCCATGCTCAGCTCCGTCTCTCCGTTCTTGTCAGTGAAAGTCAAGGTGATGGTGGCGAAGTGCcctggggagagaggcagaggggagggcggggtTCAGAGCCCTGGTGCCCGTCTCAAGCACGTCCCTGCAGGAACAGCAATACGCCAACGGGCTTGCTCACCTTCTGGCCATGTCTTAAACCTCCACTTCATCACGATATGTTTCTCGGGCACCTGAAATAACCGAAGAGGCCAGTCTGTAACAGGAATCTTCCAACGTCTGCCCGGCTAGTGAGCGCGGTGGAAAACTGCTGGGTTTGCATTAGACGACTCTGCCCCTGTCCTCGCTGGGATCTCTGTGCATCGCGTGACCCGTGCGATTATACTACTCACGGGGACAAAGCCGACCAGCAGCAGGCCCAGCGCTGCTATTCGCTACAAATTCTCTTATTCCTAAATTGGGCGTGGTCAACTGTGTGCACGTCAAATTTGGGGGACAAGAACCTAACGTCATAAGCCGCCAATATATGCAGCTCTTACCCGTGTATGAGTTTGCTAGagtgcttgaggtggggagggcagcatgcctgcagtgctcagggagccgcgcagctctaggaatcaaacccgaggccccacatgcagagcatgcgcTCTGCGCTGTCCTTGGCCCAGAAAgaactgatttttgttttatttggcgagggggaggggacaggcagcagggagggagaaagagacgaCAGGAaccttgccatgctcaggggcccataagAGGTGCTGGAAATTAGAAGcaggtgcaaggtaaacacccacCCCACTGAACTCTCTCGCTCCCAGAAAGAACTAATTTTAACTCCActaaagggggggtggggggaaatacacacacacacacacacacacacacacacacacacacacgtcatagtcttcttttaaaatacaaagactgagggcctgagtgataacacagcaggtagggcgcttgccttgcatttggccagcccaggttcggtccccagcatcccatatggtcccctgagcacccccacaagtaatttgtgagtgtagagccaggagtaacccctgagcatcagcgggtgtgacccaaaaagccataaataaagGACTGGGTGATCAAAGAGATTCAAAGCCTTGCATTTTACCCAGAATTGAAACAAGAGGAGGATTTTATTCTCCTGACCAGATAGAAAGGCCATCAGGACTGGCCAGCTGGTACTCACCAGATCGGTGAACTCCCCAGAGACGTTGCCGTCTACCAGGTGAAACTTCCCACCTTTGTCTGCTTCGAGCATTGCAGGAGCGTGAGTAAAGGCCTGCACCAGCTGTGGAACAGAGGCAGGGAGCAGACCCAAGGATGAGCGGGACCCACAGCCACACGCAGCTCACAGCCAGTGCCTCCACTGTCACTTCCAAAGACCCTGTACTGTCCCGTGAGTGGGGTTCAAGATCCGTCCTGTTCTGCCCCAGGCCACTGAGCTTTTCGCTCAGTTGTTCTGTTGTTTTCCTAAGAATGACTCCCCGTGCCTCCTGACATGACCCAAAACTAGTACCGATGGGAAAGAGTCCTCTTAGGCGAGTGAcgcctcccccccaaccccccgcctctGCTTGGCTGAGGAAAGCCCGTCACCAGGCCTGGGACCTACTCTAACAGTCCCAGCCACCtgcaacagcacagcgggcagtggCCGAAGCTAAGATCCTACTTGCCTCCTGGGTGGTGAGCACTCTGTAGAGCTCCTCAGGTGACGTCAGGAAGGTTTCTTTCAGGGAGATCTTACAAGTCGGGATCTTCACACCGACCGGTCTGGACTGGGACTTGGCGGGAGCAGCGGACTTCGCCTGTGGAAGCGGCAGTCGAAGGTCAGTAAGGGATGGGCCAACCTCCAGCAATGGTTTCAGGGACCGGATTCATTCTCCCGCGCTGTTCCACCTCCAGGGCTAATGATTGCAAGGGGCTAGGGGAAACTTTTGGCTCCTAAGTCATAAGGTGAACATTCCCTGAAAAACTATTCAAGTCTCGCTGAAAATCACAAGCCCAGTGAAGGACTGAAAAGCTGGGAGCAGCGGCCCACGCTGCCTGCCACGCCACTCGGAACATCCTTCCTGGTACTGACAAAAGGGAGGTAAGGCCAAAGAACAAGTGCTGGACCCCTAATGAACAAGTTCCAGCTCCGGGAAAATGTGTGTTCATCCTGCAAACTGGTGAAACCTACAATCATTTCCTACTCTGTGAAGTGATGAGACTTCTAGTAAGAGCATGAACCCCCCTGGTGAGAAGTAGGATAGAAGCCGGGCCCAGGAAACTCATTTGGGGTTCCCAACCTCCTAATGGTGTTAAATGCACCCCAAGTGCCCCGTGGCTCCCaccagctgccagggctgagcgTAATAAACAGACCCATGTTGAAAGTGGGAGATGGACAACCACAGATGTGCACTCGCCCCATTACCAGCTCCTCTGGCTCAAGGGCATGGAGGAGCTGCCACATGGGTCTGACTCTGGCCAGCAGGccgcccaccccaacccctccaccaTTTACCTTGCGCTCCTCCGTTTTCAGTGCTGGCTGCCCAGCCGGGTCGACGGACTCTCCATTCACCGTGGGCAAGATCATGCCCTGTGTGAACTCTGCAAAGAGAGAGATCCCGGCTCTTGGAAGTTACTCCTTAATGGCCACTGCAGCCCACGATGAGGTCATGACCAGAAAGCCCAAAGTTTGGCTCCTTTCCACCTGGGCCTCTGGTCTCTGGCAGACAGGGAGGCGAGGGAACGCCAAGAGAAGACTGGGAACAGTACACACCCAACTTGGGGGGGACCACTAGGTAGGTGTGCGCGAGGCTGGCTAGGGATGGCAGCTGACAATGCAGCGGCCCTGCACGCACTGCACAGGCGGAGAGGACACCAGGCGTGACGCTTAATCCCTTTTCTAGCCTCACCTCCGCAGCCAGTCAGAGCCCACGAGTGCTGGTTCCCCGACAAAAGGCAGTACTTTCTATACCGGTTCCCAGTGGTGGACATGATCCGTCGGCCAATACCAAGAGCCGAACACAACGGCAAAACTGGAACGGTCAGGGAGAGCTGACTGACTATTCTATTCGCCCTCCACTCGGCCGGGCAAAATCAGACCAGTGGCAGTCCAGGCTGTGACCAAGGAGTGAGAGTTCCAGGGGGCCCAGTACTTAGACTAGCACTGCCCAAAGCAGAGGCTGATCAGGGCTAGGCAGACAGGGTTTGTACGCAGGAGGCTGAGCTCTGTTCCTGACGTCACACGGCGTCACCAGGAGCAACGCCCAAGACCACACCAAGAGTAGACCTGGAGCACCGCCTagcgtggccccaaacaaagacaatGCCAGCTTCAAGTGTATTTGTATCTGGGGTCACGGTAAGCAATGCTGAAGGGGGGCACTGGGGGGTCTCGGGGctactcttggaggtgctggggattgaacctgagcctccaGCATGCAACACCTgcgctccagtcctctgagccgtGCCTCTGGCCCTTCTGAATGGACTTTTTTACAATTTCTAGTAGTCAcgttaaaaaagtaaaaaaagtaaaataatgtatttaatgtAACAGTCGATCAAATTTTAACACATtattgatatacaaaaaaaaaattagtgaattatCTGACCACTTTTTTGGGGTACCAAGTCTTCAAAAATCTAGTGTTTTGTACTCACAGTACACCTCAACGTGGGCTTGTCATATTTCAAGAGCTTGAGAGCCAATATATTAGACAACTCGAGAACTTCCACAGGTTTTAAAGACTCACTTCCGGATAAAATATGTCCCCCTCCCACCAAACCTTTTCCCAGTTGCTCAAAAACGGGACTGTCAAGCCCCCGATCAGTCTGAGAGGCGAAAAACTATCTCCTTAAGGTAGACATAACACTCAAGGGATACCTGTTTTGAGGGTGCTGATGTAAATCCCCATTGCTTCTCTTAGATGTTTCACCCCTTCGTTCTTCATTAAGGCCACGAGATTTGTGTCCGGCTCATCTTTGGCAAGGCTCACACTAATCTGCATGAAAGACCAGAAGCAGGTGGTAAATACCATGAGGGACACCCACACTTCGGAAGGTGGGTCCGGAGCAAGCAGAGAACTGCTGACCTTTCCCAAAGGAAATGCACGAGGGGCCACACGTTGGGCTCGGTCCCCACCAGGGCTCCTACTCAACTTCTCTCGAGCGAGGCAAAGGCAGCTAACTCAGGTGACTAGCTAAAGCCAAGTAAAtattaaataggggctggagcgatagcacagcgggtagggcgtttgccttgcacgaagctgacccgggttcgattcccagcatcccacatggtcccctgagcacagccaggaataattcctgagtgcaaagccaaaagtaacccctgtgcatcgccgggtgtgacccaaaaaaggcaaaataaagaaaGTAAGTATTAAATAagcaaggctggagtgatagcacagtggttgggctttcgcctttcacgcagccaacccgtgttcgattcctccgcccctctcggagagctcggcaagctactgagaatatcgagcccgcacggcagagcctggcaagctacccgtgcgtattggatatgccaaaaacagtaacaataaatctctcaatgagagacattactggtgcccgctcaaacaaatcgatgagcaacagaatgacagtgatacagtgaaataagcAAAGCTGCCCGAGAACCTTCCACTGGCACGAAAACACCCAAGGACTGGGCATTTAATGCTTAGGCCTGACGGTCAATTTGCTCATCTTTGAAAGAGGATGTGGAAGATACAGTCGGGAGAGGTGTTGGGAAGCACCAACCTCTACTTCATCCACACTGTTCTCGTCCGACAAATTGGGAATCTCCACATGCCCCTTGTACTGCACTCCGGACTTCGAGGTACCTGTGAAAAGCAATGCACTGTCTTAGTCATCTCTCCTCTGCGGCTGAAGGGATGCTGCTCAGGCGTCCTACCCACTCAGACCCAATGCCACAGGCAACCCACCCTCCTACTCAGAAGTCATGTCTTTCCACATCCCATCCAAGAACTACTGAGATTCGAAGAGCTGAGGTATGGTACGAGCATGCACCCTgccggggagggtgctggcccagAGCCAACTCAGTCCTGCCAGGACACTTGTTTAGAAAACATGCAAGTGCAACTGCTAGACTTTCACGTTTGCTTGTGATCTCATCCACGAGAAACATTaggcgaacacacacacacacacacacacacccatccataAGAACAGAGCTACATGGGAAGACACAAAACGCACACATCTAATACCTGTCACAATCTTCTCATTTCAAATACTCCTGTAGGAGCCACGCCACAGTGCCAGGGACACCCACCTCCCAACTTCACACCTCCCTTTCACTACTTCACAAAAATCCACAAGCTATAACCCTCCAACACCCACTTTCACAAGTCAAATCCAAGTCTTTTTCAAGGGAAGGCACCTTATTTTCCTTGAGAATTAACGTGCTTCTTAGCATTTAATATGCATGCGACTGTGCCACCAATTTCCACGTGCCTGAATTTTAAACGTGTCACCAATGAAGCTCTGTCCCTCCCCCATTGCGCTTCTGTGGATTTACTGTGCAAAACATGGCAATCTTTAAGAACTTATCTAATACTGCAGAACTGAATGCTTTGCCCAAGACATATATTCCTTTAGCTTTAGTG
This region includes:
- the AHSA1 gene encoding activator of 90 kDa heat shock protein ATPase homolog 1, whose protein sequence is MAKWGEGDPRWIVEERADATNVNNWHWTERDASNWSTDKLKTLFLAVQVQNEEGKCEVTEVNKLDGEASINNRKGKLIFFYEWSVRLNWTGTSKSGVQYKGHVEIPNLSDENSVDEVEISVSLAKDEPDTNLVALMKNEGVKHLREAMGIYISTLKTEFTQGMILPTVNGESVDPAGQPALKTEERKAKSAAPAKSQSRPVGVKIPTCKISLKETFLTSPEELYRVLTTQELVQAFTHAPAMLEADKGGKFHLVDGNVSGEFTDLVPEKHIVMKWRFKTWPEGHFATITLTFTDKNGETELSMEGRGIPAPEEERTRQGWQRYYFEGIKQTFGYGARLF